From the genome of Sphingobium sp. JS3065, one region includes:
- a CDS encoding FAS1-like dehydratase domain-containing protein produces the protein MKTIMEGPTHIQISSDQIDQLRLDHLSALLDRNPPEQGEALPALWHWLFCISPIRRSKLGPDGHEQLGTFIPRLPAQNRMWAGGDIQFLQPIMVGDRIIRHSRVTKVDSKQGSIGTLWFVTIRHDYHREGESILIEDQDLVYTDITLHDRQPIDPPPGDIVLTERFDDVALQRYSALTLNSHRIHFDRDYCRNVMKDERLIVHAPLLATSLAGEIENERPISRFRYRMVAPTREGETVCFGFDSDAGSAFVMGKIGDLRLRAKFEFAGHSH, from the coding sequence ATGAAGACCATCATGGAAGGCCCTACCCATATTCAGATTTCATCCGACCAGATCGATCAACTCCGACTGGACCATCTTTCTGCCCTGCTGGATCGGAACCCGCCGGAACAGGGCGAAGCGTTACCGGCCCTTTGGCACTGGCTGTTCTGCATCTCCCCTATCCGCAGAAGCAAGCTCGGCCCGGATGGCCATGAACAATTGGGCACCTTCATTCCGCGTCTCCCCGCGCAAAATCGCATGTGGGCGGGCGGCGATATCCAATTCCTGCAACCCATCATGGTCGGTGACAGGATCATCCGGCACTCCCGTGTCACGAAAGTAGATTCTAAACAGGGATCCATCGGAACATTATGGTTTGTGACAATCAGACATGATTACCACAGAGAAGGTGAATCCATTCTCATTGAGGATCAGGATCTGGTTTACACGGATATTACACTGCATGACCGCCAGCCAATTGATCCACCGCCGGGAGACATTGTTCTGACTGAGAGGTTCGATGACGTTGCGTTACAGCGATATTCGGCGCTGACACTGAACAGTCATCGCATCCACTTCGACAGAGATTATTGCCGCAATGTCATGAAAGACGAGCGCCTGATCGTTCATGCGCCGTTACTTGCGACAAGCCTTGCCGGGGAGATCGAGAACGAGCGACCCATTTCTCGCTTCCGCTACAGAATGGTAGCGCCAACACGAGAGGGCGAAACTGTCTGCTTCGGCTTCGACAGCGATGCCGGTAGCGCTTTCGTAATGGGCAAGATAGGCGACTTGCGGCTGCGAGCGAAATTCGAATTCGCAGGGCATTCTCACTAA
- a CDS encoding aromatic ring-hydroxylating oxygenase subunit alpha: protein MTDLAPSVGDIGPVQRSFEQAWHAPAGIYSSPEHFKEEQEKIFLSEWLMVGREEELLNPGDYKAIRIFNEPVLLTRDKDGVLGAFANVCRHRGVEVAFGTGNAKLFTCPYHGWTYRLDGTLLGAPTASRNAGFDRGNCRLPTIPLGIWGGNIFVNFAKSPPPFEEFAASLEKRFGHLHLDRCRIGAKEFIPQGCNWKFSVENLLDFYHVQVLHLDTLGKHFEINPDNIVSASGWIEAKHKGLPLTPDGKSRFPRLPWMEGYEEDYAMSCRIPPNMHLFERIDQVLIITIWPISVDKSELTAYLLFPEEVTKLPNFHEDVKAHIKYVHDIATEDNEAVESLQAATLSKNHCAGPMVPLEKSIYDVMNDYLRRMNLADA, encoded by the coding sequence ATGACAGATTTGGCGCCTTCCGTCGGCGATATCGGCCCCGTGCAACGGTCATTCGAACAGGCCTGGCACGCTCCTGCGGGGATTTACAGCAGCCCGGAACATTTCAAGGAAGAACAGGAAAAGATATTTCTTTCTGAATGGCTGATGGTTGGCCGGGAGGAAGAGCTTTTAAATCCCGGTGATTACAAGGCCATCCGAATCTTTAATGAACCGGTATTGCTTACCCGCGATAAGGATGGTGTCCTGGGCGCATTTGCAAATGTTTGTCGACACCGCGGCGTAGAGGTCGCGTTTGGAACCGGGAACGCCAAACTCTTCACATGCCCCTATCATGGATGGACGTATCGGCTCGACGGCACGCTGCTTGGCGCTCCTACCGCGTCGCGGAATGCCGGATTTGACCGTGGCAACTGCCGCCTTCCCACCATCCCTCTAGGAATTTGGGGTGGCAATATCTTCGTCAACTTCGCAAAGTCACCGCCCCCTTTCGAGGAATTCGCTGCATCATTGGAAAAGCGCTTTGGCCATCTTCATTTGGACCGGTGCCGCATAGGTGCGAAGGAATTTATCCCCCAGGGATGCAATTGGAAGTTTAGCGTCGAAAACCTTCTGGATTTTTATCATGTCCAGGTTTTACACTTGGACACTCTTGGCAAGCATTTTGAGATCAATCCTGACAATATCGTTTCAGCTTCTGGATGGATCGAAGCCAAGCATAAGGGACTGCCGCTGACGCCCGATGGCAAGAGCCGCTTCCCGCGACTGCCGTGGATGGAAGGGTATGAGGAAGATTATGCTATGTCCTGTCGTATCCCACCCAACATGCATTTATTTGAACGCATTGACCAGGTTTTGATCATCACAATTTGGCCCATTTCGGTAGATAAGTCAGAATTGACTGCCTATCTACTGTTCCCGGAAGAAGTTACCAAGCTTCCAAACTTCCATGAGGACGTTAAAGCGCATATCAAATATGTGCATGATATAGCTACTGAAGACAATGAGGCGGTTGAGTCTCTTCAGGCCGCCACCCTATCCAAAAATCATTGCGCTGGCCCCATGGTGCCACTGGAAAAGAGCATCTACGATGTGATGAATGACTATCTCAGGAGGATGAACCTTGCCGATGCTTAG
- a CDS encoding acyl-CoA dehydrogenase family protein translates to MDTLLSNDDLALEQHCAKVLEQEWPISEAIRTLGPDGSGHDDRLHRMLASAGWIGFSSPAEFGGGGMGLVELGLVYRAAGYRLLPASFYASVHAALLIDCLATREQASALLPPLLDGSSLACVASAEPHASDTPALWHTAARRTSTGWSLSGHKYFVPFAGISQTVLIVCAIRDAWENPGWGVFAVPQDKLQPRLQSTFGGEKFYELSLKDVELGEDALLGGQDAIAITLSAFADIQESAACLQIMEMIGGIQAVLDRTTEYVKERIVFGKPVGANQAPQHMLANIFITLAGARVAALRALSMKAKGQDVSRALPLAKLAVGKLYTDATISAHQLWGSMGYARETGLYLWSERAKVTDATFGSRHYHRQALLKQLAF, encoded by the coding sequence ATGGATACACTTCTCAGCAACGACGATCTGGCGCTTGAACAGCATTGCGCGAAGGTGCTTGAACAGGAATGGCCGATCAGCGAAGCGATCAGGACGCTGGGCCCAGACGGCAGCGGCCATGACGATCGCCTTCACAGGATGCTGGCCTCCGCCGGCTGGATCGGATTTTCGTCACCCGCTGAATTTGGCGGCGGCGGAATGGGGCTTGTCGAACTGGGGCTGGTCTACCGGGCTGCGGGCTATCGCCTACTTCCGGCAAGCTTTTATGCGTCTGTCCACGCAGCCCTTCTGATCGACTGCCTCGCCACCCGCGAACAGGCCAGCGCGTTGTTGCCGCCCCTGCTCGATGGCAGCAGCCTGGCCTGCGTCGCCAGTGCCGAGCCACATGCCTCTGACACGCCCGCCCTATGGCATACGGCGGCGCGCCGGACGTCGACCGGATGGTCCCTGTCGGGGCACAAATATTTTGTTCCCTTCGCAGGGATCAGTCAGACCGTCCTGATTGTCTGCGCGATCCGCGATGCATGGGAAAATCCCGGCTGGGGCGTATTCGCCGTCCCGCAGGACAAGTTGCAGCCGCGCCTCCAGTCCACCTTCGGCGGAGAGAAATTCTACGAACTGTCACTGAAGGATGTCGAACTGGGCGAGGATGCGCTGCTGGGCGGGCAGGACGCAATCGCTATCACCCTTTCCGCATTTGCCGACATCCAGGAATCGGCCGCCTGTCTTCAGATCATGGAAATGATCGGCGGTATCCAGGCAGTGCTCGACCGCACGACGGAATATGTCAAGGAGCGTATCGTGTTCGGGAAGCCCGTCGGCGCCAATCAGGCGCCCCAGCATATGCTGGCGAACATCTTCATCACCCTCGCCGGAGCGCGGGTAGCCGCCCTGCGGGCGCTGTCGATGAAGGCGAAGGGACAGGATGTCAGCCGTGCGCTCCCCTTGGCCAAGCTGGCCGTCGGAAAGCTCTACACCGATGCCACCATCTCCGCCCATCAGCTATGGGGATCGATGGGTTATGCACGCGAAACCGGCCTGTATCTCTGGTCGGAACGCGCCAAGGTGACGGACGCCACTTTCGGTTCCCGGCACTATCACCGCCAGGCCCTGCTGAAGCAATTGGCATTTTGA
- a CDS encoding TonB-dependent receptor yields MIAIKYLGLLASGVALTALLPGTALAQQADTPGAGGAATAQGGGLEDIIVTAQRRSESAQTVPIAVAAFTAEGLSASRTLSSDDLPSLVSGLTIAPNGPRTPLYLRGVGNNNAAASPAVLTFVDGVYMPFNIGAQGFNDIASMEIAKGPQGTLFGRNATGGVIQITTKDPTSTPSADIELGYGNYETVSAKAYVATGLTSNLRVGVSGFYDNQMNGWGKNDFNGSEIFRSKKYGGRVKFVLDVSEVTTIKLAADYSYGFGHPGSVITPIAGQDYVYNAITGTKQFLDDYHINADYQPYFTSKEGGASLTVNSAIGDLNLLSITSWRKNKNYLKIDYDGTPISSLNIDRYAEDEAFTQEFQISSPSTGPFKWVAGLFYFRERPKVNPFTFSGPSLPFVFPFVPAGSETLNSSAFDKVDAYAGYGQASLEVLPGTTLTLGARYTIEKRKQSGFNDVDGAVLSAGGQSRTFKKPTFRASIDHKFSPDLMIYASFNRGFNSGWFNTLALGGFSATANPVILPETIDAYEVGFKSQLFDRKLRVNVSAFQYDYTNLQQQFFEFGGLVTKNAAAARIRGVDIDIQARPVQNLDLSVSAEFLDPKFTDFPNAPFYTLLPSGEMRAGVGDASGFSTPQAPHFSLNASATYSLETGIGTFQSTASVNYRGTTYADTVEQFPLKKRTLVNLTERWESTDGQLSASLWVRNLLDERYDEAANLLAPVGPAASVGAPRTYGITLGYKFGS; encoded by the coding sequence ATGATAGCTATCAAATATCTGGGTCTGCTGGCATCGGGCGTTGCATTGACGGCGCTGCTGCCGGGAACTGCGCTGGCGCAACAGGCTGATACGCCAGGCGCTGGTGGGGCCGCGACTGCACAAGGCGGTGGTCTTGAAGATATCATCGTCACGGCGCAGCGTCGGTCCGAATCCGCGCAGACGGTTCCGATCGCCGTGGCCGCGTTTACCGCAGAGGGGCTGTCCGCTTCGCGTACCTTGTCGTCGGATGACTTGCCGAGCCTGGTCTCAGGCCTGACGATTGCGCCCAACGGCCCGCGTACTCCGCTTTATCTGCGCGGCGTCGGCAATAATAATGCGGCTGCCTCGCCAGCCGTGTTGACGTTCGTCGATGGCGTCTACATGCCGTTCAACATCGGTGCGCAAGGGTTCAACGACATTGCGTCCATGGAGATCGCGAAGGGGCCGCAAGGCACGCTCTTCGGTCGTAACGCTACCGGCGGCGTGATCCAGATCACGACGAAAGATCCGACATCGACCCCGTCGGCCGATATCGAACTGGGCTATGGGAACTATGAGACGGTCTCGGCAAAGGCCTATGTCGCAACGGGCTTGACCTCGAACTTGCGCGTCGGTGTTTCCGGTTTCTATGACAACCAGATGAATGGCTGGGGCAAGAACGATTTCAACGGGTCCGAAATCTTCCGCAGCAAGAAATATGGCGGGCGCGTCAAGTTTGTCCTTGACGTCTCAGAGGTTACGACGATCAAGTTGGCTGCGGACTATAGCTATGGTTTTGGACATCCCGGCTCGGTCATTACCCCGATCGCCGGTCAAGACTATGTGTACAACGCCATCACCGGAACGAAGCAGTTTCTGGATGACTATCATATCAACGCGGATTACCAGCCCTACTTCACATCTAAGGAGGGCGGCGCCAGCCTCACCGTGAATTCGGCGATCGGCGATCTGAATCTGCTGAGCATCACTTCCTGGCGGAAGAACAAGAATTACCTCAAGATCGATTATGACGGAACGCCGATCAGTTCCCTGAATATCGATCGTTATGCTGAAGACGAAGCGTTCACGCAGGAATTCCAGATCAGCTCACCGTCGACCGGGCCATTCAAGTGGGTCGCCGGACTTTTCTACTTCCGCGAACGCCCGAAGGTGAACCCGTTCACCTTCTCCGGGCCAAGCCTGCCGTTCGTGTTTCCCTTTGTGCCGGCAGGCAGCGAGACGTTGAATTCCTCGGCGTTCGACAAGGTCGACGCCTATGCAGGCTATGGACAGGCGTCGCTGGAGGTGCTTCCTGGCACCACGCTGACTCTCGGCGCCCGCTACACCATCGAAAAGCGCAAGCAAAGCGGCTTCAACGACGTGGATGGCGCCGTGCTCAGCGCCGGTGGGCAGTCCAGGACATTCAAGAAGCCGACCTTCCGGGCGTCGATCGATCATAAATTTTCGCCTGATCTGATGATATATGCTTCGTTCAATCGCGGTTTCAATTCGGGCTGGTTCAACACCCTGGCTCTTGGCGGTTTCTCTGCTACTGCCAATCCGGTTATCCTTCCCGAAACCATCGACGCCTATGAAGTCGGTTTTAAAAGTCAGTTGTTCGACCGGAAGCTGCGCGTGAACGTGTCGGCATTCCAATATGACTATACGAATCTGCAGCAGCAGTTCTTCGAATTTGGGGGACTGGTGACGAAAAACGCAGCGGCAGCCAGGATTCGCGGCGTTGATATTGATATACAGGCACGGCCGGTGCAAAATCTCGATCTGTCCGTTTCGGCAGAATTTCTCGATCCCAAGTTCACCGACTTCCCGAACGCGCCCTTTTATACATTGCTGCCCAGCGGGGAAATGCGGGCGGGTGTGGGGGATGCCAGCGGATTCTCGACGCCGCAGGCGCCGCATTTCAGTCTGAATGCAAGCGCCACCTACTCGCTGGAGACGGGCATCGGTACTTTCCAATCGACGGCTTCGGTGAATTACCGGGGTACGACTTATGCCGACACCGTTGAACAATTTCCGCTCAAGAAGCGCACCCTTGTCAATCTGACGGAGCGCTGGGAGTCCACGGATGGTCAGTTGTCCGCATCTCTGTGGGTGAGAAACCTCTTGGATGAGCGATATGATGAAGCGGCCAACCTTCTGGCTCCCGTCGGTCCGGCCGCGTCGGTAGGGGCGCCGCGCACTTACGGCATTACGCTGGGCTATAAATTCGGTAGTTAA
- a CDS encoding SDR family NAD(P)-dependent oxidoreductase codes for MVSPKVAVVTGASRGIGKGIAIALGGAGYTVYLTGRAGSEDVASTPLQSAADAVTNEGGEGIPVVCDHGDDAQVRALFDRIEAEQEGLDLLVNNATCLPRALVAQGGFWERSLELADMFNVGLRSAYVASAMAVPLMLDRPQALIASVSFFGAVTYFHGPAYGAQKAGLDKMMADMALELKPLGIAALSVWPGFVKTEMVLQRWSGTPEGEERLRTYESPALTGHVVTTLARDPELMSYAGQQVIVAEYATLHDIREPDGSQPVSLREKMGDPRPFHMTHSI; via the coding sequence ATGGTTTCACCAAAAGTTGCTGTCGTCACCGGCGCAAGCCGCGGGATCGGCAAAGGAATTGCCATTGCGCTGGGCGGGGCCGGTTACACCGTGTACCTTACCGGGCGCGCGGGATCGGAGGATGTTGCATCTACCCCGCTCCAGTCGGCTGCGGACGCGGTGACGAACGAGGGCGGCGAAGGCATTCCGGTCGTATGCGATCATGGTGACGACGCCCAGGTGCGCGCGCTCTTCGACCGGATCGAGGCGGAGCAAGAGGGGCTGGACCTTCTGGTCAACAACGCGACCTGCCTGCCACGGGCGCTGGTCGCACAGGGCGGTTTCTGGGAACGATCGCTGGAACTGGCGGATATGTTCAATGTCGGCCTTCGTTCGGCCTATGTGGCTAGTGCAATGGCCGTGCCCCTTATGCTGGACAGGCCGCAGGCCCTGATCGCGAGCGTTTCCTTCTTTGGCGCCGTCACCTATTTTCATGGTCCCGCCTATGGCGCGCAAAAAGCAGGGCTGGACAAGATGATGGCGGATATGGCGCTGGAACTGAAACCGCTTGGCATCGCAGCACTTTCGGTCTGGCCCGGGTTCGTCAAGACGGAAATGGTTCTGCAACGCTGGAGCGGAACGCCGGAGGGGGAGGAGCGTCTCAGAACATATGAGTCGCCTGCGTTGACTGGCCACGTCGTGACGACCCTTGCCCGCGATCCCGAATTGATGAGCTATGCCGGTCAACAGGTCATTGTCGCCGAATATGCGACTCTTCACGACATTCGCGAGCCAGACGGCAGCCAGCCGGTCTCGCTACGGGAGAAGATGGGCGATCCGCGACCGTTTCACATGACGCATTCCATCTGA
- a CDS encoding acyl-CoA dehydrogenase family protein: MSYFLTEEQEAIRDVARRFTEKEVKPRALEIDGPNGHEVIRDLGKKMGDLGFFRLSMPESDGGMAAAKTTVLLVYEELAKESAALAIHLVLNGAFSSVLLGLPPAKEKWFEKVMSGDASMSASGTDPRGAANYSEWSDLAVKEGDHFILNGAKSYCSGAPYADLIVVFGLYQGNMWAFPIECGTVGFTVAEDRKMGLGTTFGALTLTDVRVPVSHCLEVPDWVKDRKLVGPTGKSAYTVLDISAMALGIAEGVFEKTLEYARERTNAGSPILSLGAIQVKFAKMKAQIEAVRNMLYNAVRLLDEGRVDKMLNHMVKPLATEMAVDVARDCMQIYGGSGYCIETGIERYLRDAMGLTIGEGSNDMHWSTVSAMMDMPGARPGSF, encoded by the coding sequence ATGTCTTATTTCTTGACCGAAGAGCAGGAAGCAATCCGCGATGTCGCTCGGCGTTTTACTGAAAAGGAGGTAAAGCCGCGCGCGCTGGAGATCGATGGACCCAATGGTCATGAGGTCATTCGCGACCTGGGAAAGAAGATGGGCGATCTCGGCTTCTTCAGGCTTTCGATGCCTGAAAGCGACGGAGGAATGGCTGCGGCCAAGACGACCGTCCTCCTGGTCTATGAAGAGCTTGCGAAGGAAAGCGCTGCGCTCGCCATCCATCTCGTACTCAACGGCGCCTTTTCCAGCGTGCTGCTCGGCCTGCCCCCAGCCAAGGAAAAATGGTTCGAAAAGGTGATGTCCGGCGATGCTTCCATGTCGGCATCGGGCACTGATCCGCGCGGTGCCGCAAACTACAGCGAATGGAGCGATCTTGCCGTCAAGGAAGGGGATCACTTCATTCTGAACGGTGCGAAAAGCTATTGCTCAGGCGCGCCCTACGCCGATCTCATCGTGGTCTTCGGCCTGTATCAGGGAAACATGTGGGCGTTCCCTATAGAATGCGGGACCGTCGGTTTTACGGTTGCCGAAGACAGGAAGATGGGCCTTGGAACGACGTTCGGCGCTCTAACATTGACGGATGTCAGGGTGCCTGTTTCGCACTGCCTGGAAGTGCCCGACTGGGTCAAGGACCGTAAACTGGTCGGGCCCACGGGGAAATCCGCTTACACCGTGCTGGACATTTCAGCCATGGCCCTGGGAATCGCGGAAGGTGTCTTCGAAAAGACGCTCGAATATGCGCGTGAACGCACGAACGCGGGTAGCCCGATCCTGTCGCTGGGCGCCATTCAGGTCAAGTTCGCGAAGATGAAGGCGCAGATCGAAGCCGTCCGCAATATGCTCTATAATGCGGTGCGCCTACTCGACGAAGGACGCGTGGATAAGATGCTGAACCATATGGTCAAACCCCTGGCCACCGAAATGGCCGTGGATGTCGCGCGCGATTGTATGCAGATTTACGGCGGTAGCGGCTATTGCATCGAGACCGGTATAGAACGCTATTTGCGCGACGCCATGGGCCTGACCATCGGCGAAGGCTCCAACGACATGCATTGGTCTACCGTTTCCGCCATGATGGATATGCCAGGTGCACGACCTGGCTCATTCTAA
- a CDS encoding helix-turn-helix domain-containing protein, which yields MGVNVLARVPDPSLDPEASMRWQNGLCDAVSGIQQRSLCHDMGGEFLSFELGGAELYYLHSQAQEIIRPTPCSKRFAPMVVINLNGVLTLSQNDRTVELHEGEFAFFDAANRLTMTYPDEFRQLFLRMPNSNFIRSDFYKIILFKANVDENFNDIFFKMIQQIWDNAASIRPDEYGTLLNSLLTLSHMTSPFREARGVTEPCVRMRRAMAFIENNLAESWLTAERVAEAQNVSRRYLDERFGLLGTRIEKWIWERRLARAHEDLVLAGRDARNCKSIIQIALDSGFSSPSHFSRAFKARFGMPPRELKIQIERESFGKLTH from the coding sequence ATGGGCGTGAATGTCTTGGCGCGGGTGCCTGATCCATCACTGGATCCTGAAGCATCGATGCGTTGGCAGAATGGCTTGTGCGATGCCGTTTCCGGCATTCAACAGCGCTCGCTGTGCCACGATATGGGTGGGGAATTCCTGTCTTTTGAACTGGGCGGCGCTGAACTCTACTATCTCCATTCGCAAGCGCAGGAGATCATCCGGCCGACGCCTTGCAGCAAAAGATTTGCACCGATGGTGGTCATCAACCTCAACGGCGTGCTCACACTCTCACAAAATGATCGCACGGTTGAACTACACGAGGGAGAGTTCGCCTTTTTCGATGCAGCCAATCGGCTGACGATGACATATCCGGACGAATTCAGGCAGTTGTTCTTACGCATGCCGAATTCCAACTTCATCCGATCCGACTTTTACAAGATCATCTTGTTCAAGGCGAATGTCGACGAGAATTTCAATGACATATTCTTCAAGATGATCCAGCAGATCTGGGACAATGCCGCTTCGATCCGACCGGACGAATATGGCACCTTGTTGAATTCCCTGTTGACGCTTTCGCACATGACTTCGCCGTTCCGCGAAGCCAGAGGCGTCACCGAACCATGTGTGCGCATGCGACGCGCAATGGCCTTTATCGAAAACAATCTTGCAGAAAGCTGGCTGACAGCGGAACGCGTAGCCGAGGCACAAAATGTCAGTCGCCGCTATCTGGATGAGCGCTTCGGATTGCTTGGTACGCGAATCGAAAAATGGATCTGGGAGCGGCGTCTTGCACGCGCCCATGAAGATCTCGTACTTGCGGGCCGTGACGCGCGCAATTGCAAGAGCATCATTCAGATTGCGCTGGACAGCGGCTTCAGCAGCCCCAGCCACTTTTCCCGCGCGTTCAAGGCCCGGTTCGGGATGCCGCCAAGGGAATTGAAGATACAGATCGAGCGGGAAAGCTTCGGAAAGCTCACCCACTAA
- a CDS encoding oxidoreductase family protein gives MDSRTSHPGLAVEHVAAPELRLNDLPTAVEEVDAAWLTRILGMRHPGVVVSSVTIPRINWGTATKLSLALEYSALPPGLPLPRHMLLKGGFDAAMRKRVWAAYRAEALFYGQLGRDMPIALPRTYFEGIDSTSHQALILMEDLEASQCSFGDASRPINLDQASAALTLLAALHARWWDDERQLSKFDWKDSLRVVLKRWLLDDHWSAQFARNKHTRPGGILADREKVTESLEQLWRLQGSGRCIVHGDLHLGNIYFTQDGAPRFLDWQVVHTGHWAHDVAYFLVGALTVEDRRSAERDLLQHYLVELSRHGVAAPDRDDAWLAYRRDIIHGYVSWFLTPSDMQPAETLAAFAERYHAAMVDHDTMRLLGHR, from the coding sequence ATGGACAGCAGAACTTCACATCCCGGGCTGGCTGTCGAACATGTCGCCGCGCCTGAATTGCGCTTAAACGACCTGCCGACCGCCGTGGAGGAAGTGGATGCCGCATGGCTGACCAGAATTCTCGGCATGCGCCATCCCGGGGTCGTCGTGTCATCGGTCACGATACCTAGGATCAATTGGGGCACGGCGACCAAGCTGTCGCTGGCACTCGAATATTCGGCCTTGCCGCCCGGGCTGCCCCTCCCACGCCATATGCTTCTCAAGGGGGGCTTCGACGCCGCCATGCGCAAGCGGGTATGGGCCGCCTATCGCGCTGAAGCCCTGTTCTATGGGCAACTCGGCCGAGACATGCCCATCGCGCTCCCCCGCACCTATTTCGAGGGAATCGACAGCACGAGCCATCAGGCGCTGATACTGATGGAGGACCTGGAAGCTTCGCAATGCAGTTTTGGCGATGCGTCGCGGCCGATCAACCTCGACCAGGCGAGTGCGGCGCTGACCTTGCTGGCGGCGCTGCACGCACGCTGGTGGGATGACGAGCGGCAGTTATCTAAATTCGACTGGAAGGATTCCCTGAGGGTCGTCCTGAAGCGCTGGCTCCTTGACGATCACTGGTCTGCCCAGTTCGCAAGAAACAAGCACACAAGGCCCGGCGGCATCCTCGCGGACCGGGAAAAGGTGACCGAATCCCTTGAACAGCTTTGGCGGCTCCAGGGATCGGGCAGATGCATCGTGCATGGCGATCTTCATCTGGGGAACATCTATTTCACTCAGGACGGCGCGCCCCGGTTCCTGGACTGGCAGGTCGTCCATACCGGTCATTGGGCGCATGACGTAGCCTATTTCCTTGTCGGAGCGCTCACTGTCGAAGACCGGCGCAGCGCGGAACGCGACCTGCTGCAACATTATCTGGTCGAACTGAGCCGACACGGCGTTGCGGCTCCCGACCGGGACGATGCCTGGCTCGCCTATCGCCGCGACATCATCCATGGATATGTGTCCTGGTTCCTGACGCCGTCGGACATGCAGCCGGCCGAAACGCTAGCCGCTTTCGCGGAACGATATCACGCCGCCATGGTCGATCATGACACCATGCGCCTGCTCGGCCATCGCTGA
- a CDS encoding acyl-CoA dehydrogenase family protein translates to MDFSLNEKEQRLRADVRRFLTERLPERLCRLLHEGESIGEEVWDDDVLSFDAAMVERGWQIPDLPAEYGGKQMPAIDKMLLISEIDYANAPRFMRATVTSLVPALAKLGTKANKDRWLDDVVNGRVILSIGYSEPEAGTDLANLRTRAQRDGDGWVINGMKCWNSRGHIATHVWLLARTGEAGGRHKGLSVFIVPLDAPGVAIQRVDSWGDHVFNDVFFADVRVPGECLIGEEGQGWSIVMNAVMGERSFLGLAPSLRLILDELVEYCRDTAHEGEKLSNRSDVREALVDFLVDLELAEMMGWDIACRKDAGENIDAQALGLKIHTSELRTRIADFGMQLLGLPGLLRHEESGAPMRGGTEILYRRAPINRIGVGANEVMRDIVAQTGLGLPRVR, encoded by the coding sequence ATGGACTTTTCCCTGAACGAGAAGGAACAGCGGCTGCGCGCCGATGTTCGACGCTTCCTGACCGAACGCCTCCCCGAACGGCTGTGCCGTCTGCTTCACGAAGGTGAATCGATCGGCGAGGAAGTCTGGGATGACGACGTGCTCTCCTTCGATGCCGCCATGGTCGAGCGAGGATGGCAAATACCCGACCTGCCTGCCGAATATGGCGGCAAACAGATGCCGGCCATCGACAAGATGCTGCTGATCAGCGAAATCGACTATGCGAACGCACCGCGCTTCATGCGAGCCACCGTGACGTCGCTGGTCCCTGCGCTTGCCAAGCTTGGCACGAAGGCCAACAAGGATCGATGGCTGGACGACGTTGTCAATGGACGTGTGATACTGTCCATCGGCTATTCCGAACCCGAAGCGGGAACCGATCTTGCAAACCTGCGCACGCGGGCCCAGCGGGACGGCGACGGCTGGGTGATCAACGGCATGAAATGCTGGAATAGCCGAGGACACATCGCCACCCATGTCTGGCTTCTAGCGCGTACCGGCGAAGCCGGAGGCCGACACAAAGGCCTTTCCGTGTTCATCGTGCCGCTGGATGCCCCGGGCGTCGCAATTCAGCGCGTTGACAGCTGGGGCGACCATGTCTTCAACGACGTGTTCTTCGCAGACGTTCGCGTGCCTGGCGAATGCCTGATCGGCGAAGAAGGGCAGGGATGGTCGATCGTGATGAACGCGGTCATGGGTGAACGCAGCTTTCTGGGACTGGCGCCGTCCCTGCGGCTCATTCTGGACGAGCTGGTGGAATATTGCCGGGACACGGCGCATGAGGGCGAGAAGCTTTCGAACCGATCCGACGTTCGCGAGGCGCTGGTCGATTTCCTCGTCGACCTGGAACTGGCGGAAATGATGGGCTGGGACATCGCCTGCCGCAAGGATGCGGGAGAGAATATCGATGCTCAGGCACTGGGGCTCAAGATCCACACTTCCGAGCTGCGGACACGGATCGCCGATTTCGGTATGCAGTTGCTTGGCCTTCCCGGATTACTGCGCCATGAAGAAAGCGGCGCGCCGATGCGCGGTGGGACAGAAATCCTGTACCGCAGAGCGCCGATCAACCGGATCGGTGTGGGCGCCAACGAAGTGATGCGGGATATCGTGGCGCAGACAGGACTTGGCTTGCCACGCGTTCGTTAA